The DNA window AGAAATGATGGAGTAGGTGGAGTGGAGAAGCTCCTatattttgaataaattttgaatgctatattttggacagaggtagtattagTTTATTATAGTTGAACATGGATCATAGACTCATCAAAGATTGGAATAATTTGAGTGGAACGAAATAAGTTGCAAAATTAGGggttgttcactttgatgcctaAATCAACCCTACCAATTTTTGGTATTGGGTTTATTTTAGAAACAAAGTGAACAACCCCTCAATGTGCAGCAAGCCATCAAGGTTCAAAGGGAAATCTGAACGCATTCTCATCAAACTTTCAGCAACCTTGTCTATCTTGTGAAACACCGTTTCTTCTATTCACAGATACAGGCATCGAATTACCATTACCAATGAAAGGAGCCGCAAGGTTTGTGGTGGAAAATGCAACCAGGCAAATCAAACCTGTCAATGGACTTCCGAGTATGTCAACATATCCCTCCAGTTTGCTTTGAGATTCAGTACCGAAGTTCAGTGTCTTTTGTCCTTTTTCTGCTATGTAATACTGTCGAGCAGGGTTGATGACAATTACTACTCCTCAGAAGCATGGCAAGGAAAATAATTCCAATGATTCAGTGCTCACAAAGGATGAAAACATCGAGCCACTTGTTGCTTTTAGCAGGCCACCTCCTTTGCCACCAGTTCTTGGCCCCTTGATCATGCTCTCACTTTTCAATATGTCAAGCGGCGGGgatgaaaacaaaaattaagCCGGTATGCCACCCATATGCATTGCATATGTTTTGCTCTTTACTTTGTGTCACGATGCCATGCTCATAATATTCAGTGTTTTTTTTCAGGAATCTGAATGAAATATGTGGTTTATCTCCGACCGCATACCGTCTCCAGAGGTGTTGTACATACTAAGTTGTAGCAATCAACTACTAGAAAAACATGATGTAGCATAAGCTATGCACTGTTTACTGCTGTAGACTTGTATGGACCAAGTAAGCTGCTGTCAAAACTCTGTTGCTAATGTTTCAGTAGCGAATTGACAACTTTCCAGGCTGCTGAAATTTGTTCAGTTGTGCTGATGTTTCAATTGCTTTATTTTCTGTGTTAGCTGTTCACTTTACGATTCGAGCCCTTCTTCAAAACTTTTCAATTGAGCTAAATAATCTAtctgttatattattaaaacagccttgaaagaagacatcacgttcgctgtgggggctagaaattcttacattaatcagagaaaaagaaaagaagagtccaactagaaatacaatttaaaaatagctgaaattcggaattaaaaataaacaatattgaaagaagagttcatGTAAGAactcaatacgagattaattaaaatttagaataaaaataaaataaaatacggaattaaaaaagaaaaggagagttaagtaggaataaaatttaaaaaataactgaaattcgtaattaaaaataaggaatattgaaagaaaaatccatataagaatccaatacgagattaattaatatttggaataaaaataaaaataaaatccgaaattagcaaaaatagaaaataaaagaagagttcaattaggaatacagtttaaaattaactgaaatttggaagaaaaaataagtaatattgaaagaagaatccatataaaaacccaatacgagattaattaaaatttaaaataaaaaataaaataatatccaaaattataaaaataaaaacgatttcaagtagaaatacaattttgaaactattgaaattgaaaacaaaaataaaaatattaaaacaacaCAATACTAtactaattaaaatttaaaaaaaaaataaattcataaattagaaaaaggaaaaaagatttcaattaggaatacaatttataaataactaaaaatgatgataaaaaataaagaatattgaaagaaaagaccatctaaaacacatgatgagataaattaagtaacggGCCTATAAAGGAAGAACACAtgatgagataaattaagtaacagggcctataaaggagtagagtggtggcggttgatatgacatataaaaattgttaataaaacactaaATGGGATCCTAAtaatgattaaaaggagggacaacaggtaggccgtgaagcaaacaggcaagacggttgccgggacttctagaaagtaaaaaaaaacaaaccccatcgataaatcatatttgatttttaaaatctcaataacaataaaaaagaagaaacatgggatggggtgtataggagtatagttgcagagccgccgccggttgGCGAGActtctataaaataaaaaaaataaattccaacgatcgttatgttcgatttttagaatcccaatgaaaataaagagtaggcggcgaaCGGACCGTAGAGGAGCATAATGGCATcatttgatgggacttctaaaaattataaaaaataaaacccaataagacaataaactctgaaaactacaaggtccaatttttaaaggtttggaacttctaaaaagtacaaataaaaaaacccaatgataatcatgtttgattttaaaatctcaacgACAATAAAGAAGAGAGGCAACAGGTGAGCCATAGAAGAGTACAATGGCAacgccgctgacggtttggcgggatttataaaaagtaaaaaatgaatccgaacaataattatgttcgagttttaaaatcccaatgacaataaagagaagaaataGTGGAGgagccgtagagaagtataatggcagcgtttgacgagacttctagaaattataaaaatgaaacccagcgagataataaactctacaaactataagatccaatttttaaagattcaaaggagaatgaatagaaatagtggtaaatcgagcaagaaaataaagaaggagatgacagaAATAAATGGtatttgacttttaaaaactatataattagaagcACGGAGATAGCTATATAATTAGATGACAgaaggtttggtcttttaaagtTTTAAGACAACAAGATTGCtacttaataaattttaagtaaaatcatactaaatatatatgattttatctgggtgctagccacgcaattacgtgggccacccagctagttttatATAATAGCCCACAAGAATTGAAGATCTAGAAAGAGGTCGGAAAAGCAGAAACAACAACAGAATAGAGCGCTGGGTGACAAGTGttaggcaattttttttttcttataatggAATTTATTCCGGCCTGTGCAAGCGACGGCCAATTAATTACAAAGGTTTCTTGTCGAAGCAAATTAATTACGAAGATTGCTAGTCGAAAACTGCGACTTATAAAATTACAACTTAAttctaaaaagaaataattcaaACATCAATCCAAAACGGGGAAAACACTATTGGCAGCACACCAGCAGAAATGAGGCTCCAATTTGTCTTTTCTGAAAGAACAATGTCCATTTTCTGGAGTGCCAAGCTGCTTTGAAATGCCTTGATGGCTGTTGGTTTTTTCACCAAGTGAAGCTTATGGACGCGAAATGGAGATTGCTCGCCGACCCAGACGAGCAGATTGTCGCGACGTCCTCGAGCAGCTCCGGCGGACCGCTCGCCATCACGCCGACGTTCGTGCCACCGATCTCCAGCAACATCGCTGCACAGACAAATTTCGCATTTCACGCACTCTTCAAAGGTAACAGAACCAATTCGACCCAAAAGGAGAACAAGATTGAACGGTGCATCGTACTTCTGAGATCGGGACGACGGCCGAAGTGCACCGCGGTTGCCTGTTCGAGGTAATGCAGAGGCGAACTTTCTACCTCTGCGTCCCCACGACGCGGCTTGTCGAGCCAcgttgccggcgacgacgctggCGTCGCCACGTTCTCGACCTGCTTCGCCTCCTCGGCCCTCCTCCGCTTGTTCCACAGGacggccgcgctcgccgccacggcgaTGCCGACGCAGAGGAGCAGCAGGTTTAGCAACGTCCTTGCCGCCCACGGGTACACGCGGTTGCTGTTGCCGTCGACGGGGTATATGTACAGGCGCTGCACCGCGCCGACGAGCAAGAGGAAGATGAAGAatgaggaggagacgacggcggcgagccagAGCCAGCCGTTGTGGCCGAGCACCGGGGCGATGGGCGcgtgcgacggcgacggcttgaACAAGACCTCCTCTGCGGGCACCTTGTGCGCGATTGCGACGACATCGCCCGCGGAGGGCACGCTTTCTCGCGTCACGAAGGCCTCGATGCGCAGTTCGAGGCGGGAGATGTCGGAGAACCCACCGGAGGCAGGGACGATGAGGTCCAGCATGGCCAGGTCAGCCGACGTCTTGAACACGGCGATGAGGATAAGGCTCGGCGTCGCGGCTTctgccgccgtgccgctccGGTGAACGAGCTCGCGTATGATGGAGATGAACGGcgtgatgccgccgccgccactgatCATCACCAACGAGTCGTACTGAAGGAAGCTTGCTGGTGTGGCCTGGCTGTAAGGCCCCTCGACCGAGACGTCGAGGTGCCCGggctgcgacggcggcagggACGAGATCGTCTCGTACAGCTTCTCCGTCCATCTTCCTGCTCTCTTGACGACGACGCTTAACCTGTCAGGCTCAAGGCTGCTGCTCGACGTCACCGTGAATGGGTGCCATTGGAGCCGCGAAACGCATGGGACGTTGATGAACACCGTACTCATCGGACTGTGCGTCAAATCTGCAAGTGATCACGACATCAAGTGTCAGAACATGCTTACTTGCACCGTGAACGTGTCGGATATATGTGACACCTACGGGGGCTTTTGCAGAAGTTGAGCTCGACGGCGTCGCACGCTAGGAGGCGGGCGGAGACGAGTCGGACGCGGACGCGGGACTGCAGGAACCGGAGGTAGCGGTCGACCATGAAGAGGAACACGCCAGGCaggatggagcagaagaaggCGACGCCGACGTGGAGCGGGAAGAACACGAGGAAGAGGGCGTAGAGGTGGTGCGCGTAGAAGAAGAGCTCGAACATCTGGCGCCGGACGCGCGGCAGCGCCGTCACCCACATCACCAGCCCGCTGAGCAGCGCGAGCTCCCCGGGGACGTTTGCAACTTTCGTTCTTGTCCATTTCAGCATCTGGAATCACATAATTGGCCGTTTATTAAGTCCCGACATTGGACATGTCTAGGACGATAGAAGAAATCGTTAGTTTGTATTACCTCGTGGATTTGATCAGTCGATGCCCAGAAGACGATGTAGCAGAGTCCATGAGCTGTGAAGAAGAGCATAACGAGATTGCCCAGCCAGACATGGTACTTGATGCTGGCTTCCGACGTGAGGCCAATGAGCGGCAACAGGGACGAGCCGCGTGCGACTGGAAAGAACAGGAACGCGCAGCAGAAGCTCCCAACGTGGCCAAGCCGCAGCGCTGCTCTGTCCAGCTTCGCCTGCCACCTAAGAACATTTCGCATACTTACAAAAGTTAGCACACAAGTAAATTACAGATCATAGATGAAACATATACGAGtattattttgctttttttttttggacggagttAATGCATGGTTATCGTGAGTTGGTCGACATTTTCTCAACAGGCTTGACATGGATCTTGGAGAAGTCGAGGTTGATGAAGGCGGAGTAGGACCAGACCAGGAGTGCCAGGAACAAGAGAAAGAAGGCGAGTTCTATGCCTGTCACAATTCCCAGTGGACCTCTCACCAGCACAGGTCTCCTCCAGGCCGCCATTCTCGTACAGAATACTCCTCTGCAGGAACAAAATCAAGAGAGGAACACGCAGAAAATTTGCATTAGTACTAGTACATTTGATGCGGAATGTCTGATGAGATTGATCTCCTCTCCCAGTTTAGCCAGAACTGACCGTACCTCTGACTTTGGACCCCAGTACTGTCGCCGCTCCTCTTCAGCAAGTGCAGGTAAATGCACGCAACTACACTGACAAACAGTATTGGGAACACGTAGATCACGATTCTCGTCCCTGCAAATCCCGAAACGAAGAACACGAAGAGATGATCACGGCGGCAATGCAGACATGCAGTGGAATGGATATACAGCTGAGCTGATAGTACAAGAGATGGGGAAAAAAACCTTGTTTGCCAAAGTAGGTGGAATTTGTGTGGGAGGCGAGCGTCGGCGCCCACGTCGAGCTGAATGTCCTGGTCGGCAACATGACCCACATCATGAGCCACGCAAcgaacacggcggcggccaggagAAGCATGGCGCTCCTGGTCGCCGGCGCGCCATTCCTGTCTCGGCCATGCCTAGTGTCCATCGCGTCGATACCCTGCGCTTAACCTGTTAATTAACCGCTGTATCTGGTCAGGATTAGATTGTCACTCACTGGGACACAAGGACGTGTGTTGTGCTTATATAGGAAGAACGGACGGAGAGAGTGAGCTGCACTTTTAATGCGAAATGATACCGAGGAGATATCCCTTGCTGTAATGCTGTCATTTGCCATATTTATGAGGTAAGATTTGGTTGTGGAGATGGCAATAATAACTCTTTCGATTCATCAATTGGCATGGACTGACGGGGGTAAAGGGTGTACAGTGTACTAACACACTGGGAAATATTTAACCGAGTGCTGCATGAATATTTTTGGAGGGGCATGAAAAATGCATTTCCGTCGTTTATCTCTGTACGGATATACAGGTTGGATTTCTATCTTTTAACTCGTGAAAAAGAAATCTGCATACCAGAGAAATACTAATTCGATAGGCATAAGATATCTGTTTTCATTACACAGTGTCGTTgttctaggctgtgtttagatctaggatGAAAACTTTTACCGCGTCACATTGAATATTcagatacacatttgaagtattaaacgtagtctaataacaaaacaaattacgtAATCCGCCTGTAAAGTGCgggataaatttattaagcctaattaatccgtcattagcaaatgtttactgtagcaccacaatGTCatatcatagagcaattaggcttaaaaaatttgtctcacaatttacacgcaatctgtgtaattagtttttctttttatctatatttaatacttaactaGCGGGTCTGCGCGGCTAGCActtaaacaaaatcatatatttttcagtatgattttacttaaaatttattaaatagctatgtcgttgtcttaagactttaaaagaccaaaccttatcatcctcgtatttctaattatatagtttttaaaagtcacaccagctgctACCTATTACTTTTGTGATACCGttatttatttgcttgcttgatttcTATTTATTCTCCTTGAAACCTTATACTGCCATTAtactctacggcccgtccacggTCTTTTCTTTGTATTGCCattaggattttaaaaatcaaacataattattattggggtttattttttactttatagaagtcccaccaaaccgtcagcggTTTTGCTATTGCACTCCTTTGTGGCtcacccgctgcctcccttctttattgtcactgagattttaaaatcgaacatgattatcattgttttttttactttttagaagttccaaacctttaaaaattagtcattatagtttttagagtttattgtcttgttgtgtttcttttttataatttttagaagtcccgttagacgatgccactatactcctctacggtccatccgccgcctactctttattgtcattgggattctaaaaatcgaacgtAACTATCattgaaattcattttttattttctagaagtcccgccaaccgtcggcggctctgcaactacaCTCCTATACATCCCgcccactgcttctccttgttattgttatttagattttaaaaatcgaatataattatcaATAGGGTTTACTTTCTTTGCTTTCTAGAATAGGGTTTACTTTCTTTGCTTTCTAGAAGTCGCAGAAACCGCCTTGCCCGTTAGCTTCACGGGCTTATCGtttttccttttaatcgtcattaagattctatttggtgttttattaacctttttatatgtcgtatcaaccgccaccactctactcctttatagacGTGTTACTTAATTTacctcgtcatgtgttttagatggtctttttatttcaataatctttattttttatcaccaattttagttatttataaattttattcctaattgaaatctttttttctttttttctaatttcagaatttattttttatttttgaatttaacttgtttcaaaattttattcctacttgaactcttttttagtttttctaactttggatattattttattttttattctgaattttaattaatctcgtattgggttcttatatagattcttctttcaatatggtttatttttaattccgaatttcatttaattttaaattatattcctacttgatctcttcttttctttttgctaattttggattttatttttatttttattccaaatattaattaatatcgtattgggttattatatcgactcttctctcaatatcccttatttttaattctaaatttcagttatttttaaattgtattcctacttagactcttattttcttttgtaatttcggattttattttatttttattctgaattttgattaatctcgtatttggttcttatatggactcttctctcaatattgattaattttaattccgaatttcagttatttttaaattgtatttctacttggattcttcttttcttttttttccgattaatgtgggaatttctagcccctacagcgaacgtggtgtcttctttcaaagttgttttaataatatactctctccatattttaatgtatgacgccgttgattttttttttgtccaacatttgaccattcgtcttattcaaaaaatttatgtaattatcatttattttattatgacttgatttgtcatcaaatgttatttaagcatgacataaatattttcatatttgcacaaaaattttgaataaaacgaatggttaaacgttggtcgaaaagtcaacagcgtcatacattaaaatacggagggagtaatagataTTTGTGTCAAACATTTGATGCGATAAAGATGAAAAAACTTGTCCGGGTCTAAACAGGTCCCTAGTCCACTTGCGTTGCGTCGCGTCGGCtccttttcttcctctcttcccaTGGTCAACTGTGATGCTAGTATGGTACAGTACTATACATTGCTACTCGCGAGCGATGTGTGACTCGTGCGAACGAGACGGCAGGAGATGCACCGAACACGTACGCTTGCACCTTGCAGGGCCGCGACCGGTGCGGTGAAGATGGGACAACGAAATTGCGCCGCGCGCATCGGCTACTCGGCAGACGACGACCGGATAAGGAGAGcaacggtggtggtggcacTGTGCGGTGGCCGGTGTAGTCACTGAGAGGCGAAAGAGGAGGCCGGAAAGGGGCAGGGCGACGCGCACTCGGCGCCGCGTGACCGGGgcgcggcgcgcacgcgccggcctgcgccgcgccgcgcgccgtgccGAGCTGCCATGCGACGCTGGCCGGCACGGTGGAACAGCCGCGCCACCGCGGACACGCCAGCCAGGCACGATGTTGGGCCTCAATTTCTTCTTTATCAACGACATCGGCCCAAATGGAGGTACAGTAATACGGTCCACAAAGCATAGTAAAGCTGCACGTGTTGTAGTACAGCTCGGCCTGCACCAGGGCTCGATGGAAGCCTGGAAGGAATAATAAGTTCAGTAGTTGTTCCTAATCTTTACGTTGAGCTTACTTGGTATCCTAAACCACAATATCATAAATCTTCAACCCCATCTTAACAAAACCATTCGAGTCAAGTGCCATGACAGTATAGATGGGTGGTTTTACTAACGTAGTAACACGGCATCCTAGTTgaaaacataaaataaaaacatgtgggacccacttaaAGTGGCATACATCTTCTTCCTCCGCTCCTTTCTCTTCCACAATCTCTTTCGATCGAACGCAACATGCGTCACGAAGCACAATAGGTGAGCTCGTTGTCCGCTCGTCACAGACCGACGGCCCCCTAGCGTGCGAAGCAAAGGGGCTTATGCTCGGTCCCTGATGGCGAAGATAGAGGTGATATGACCATCAGCAACCTCACAACGGTGCCTCTCCCTCAACGAGCTTGTCACCATTTCTACCATCGAGCACAATTTTTCTTGTAGAGAATAAAAAAGTGGGTGCTAACGGTTAACATGTGaatcccactattttttatattcTTTTCCGGACTAGGGCGTCATGTCAATGAAACCATCCATCCGTACTATCATGAGATGACTTGAACAAATTTTATTAAGATAGGAGGTGATGATTCAACTATAGACTTAAACTTTGAGTTTATTTGCTGTGGCTAGGTGTTGGTACCTTGGTGTGTCatctttttatttatctttGTTTCTgtctattatatttttcttataagATTGATCTAATACCTATGTAATAAGTGGTTGTAGTTTTAACTCAGTTGAAGCAAAGGCTGGGTTTATAACCATTATTAAAAAAGGGAGGTGgtgaaatattatattatatcattTAGGTATATTAATTAAACTCAATGTAAAGAAGAGAGACAACTCGCGAACctagggttggtttggtttgtggtctaaataggccttaccaaattttgtcaatgccaaattttggcatgattaATTTTGGTAAgacaaagttgtgtttggattgaagctaaaatagtctaagttcactattaaaatgatctattttcttaggcatgccaaaatctGACTTCAAACTAAATAgacaaatattatcaaaattatcaAATATTGGTAAATGCCACAGACCAAACCAGCGCTTATTTCCTCGATGGAATTCGAATTTCGGAAGCCGAAGGCCCAGAAGACCGCAACATGCGGAGCACGTCTTGGGGTGGCCGGGTGGAGCGGGATGGAAGGGCCCCACTCGCAGTGTCACAAGGAGGACGCCGCCATTTCCTCCCCCACAAGAAAGGCCGAAAGCGAAAGCGGATCACAAGGGGGTAGCCCGTCACCATCAGCGCTCACGCCTCGCGCACCTGCgctctccctcccccttcccgGCCTAGGTGTCGGAAGCGCGGTGGGGAGGAAGCGAACGCGCCGCCGTCCGggtctcctccgcctcctcctcccgagaATCGTAAGCTCCGGGCATCCTACTCCCCCTCCCGCTCCCAGTCCAGTGTCGCGTCCTAGCGGCGCTTTGCTGTGTTCGTTTGGTAGCTTCGATTCGCACGACGTGGTTCGCTGTACTGCTTCGAGATGCCGCGATCGCTCGCCCTGGAGATTTATCGCGGCTCCGGCGTATTCGTCTCGTGCGGGTTTTTGTGGCGCGGTGCTCTTCCGCTGGTTCGGTTCGGCGTCGCATCATTTCAAGGGTTTATGCTAGTGTAGCTTTCGGGAGGTGGGAGTGGTCGCCGCCGGTATTTCgatttctctcttcttatttGACGCCCAAATGTGCCCTGTTGCTTAACCTAGTTCTGATTGTGCTGACGAATTCTAACCCGTCGTGACTGTGATTTTGGGGTTTTGGGTGCTAGTTGTCTCCTAAGATATTATAAGGAGATATCTCCGTTG is part of the Oryza glaberrima chromosome 4, OglaRS2, whole genome shotgun sequence genome and encodes:
- the LOC127769605 gene encoding probable ferric reduction oxidase 1, yielding MDTRHGRDRNGAPATRSAMLLLAAAVFVAWLMMWVMLPTRTFSSTWAPTLASHTNSTYFGKQGTRIVIYVFPILFVSVVACIYLHLLKRSGDSTGVQSQRGVFCTRMAAWRRPVLVRGPLGIVTGIELAFFLLFLALLVWSYSAFINLDFSKIHVKPVEKMWQAKLDRAALRLGHVGSFCCAFLFFPVARGSSLLPLIGLTSEASIKYHVWLGNLVMLFFTAHGLCYIVFWASTDQIHEMLKWTRTKVANVPGELALLSGLVMWVTALPRVRRQMFELFFYAHHLYALFLVFFPLHVGVAFFCSILPGVFLFMVDRYLRFLQSRVRVRLVSARLLACDAVELNFCKSPHLTHSPMSTVFINVPCVSRLQWHPFTVTSSSSLEPDRLSVVVKRAGRWTEKLYETISSLPPSQPGHLDVSVEGPYSQATPASFLQYDSLVMISGGGGITPFISIIRELVHRSGTAAEAATPSLILIAVFKTSADLAMLDLIVPASGGFSDISRLELRIEAFVTRESVPSAGDVVAIAHKVPAEEVLFKPSPSHAPIAPVLGHNGWLWLAAVVSSSFFIFLLLVGAVQRLYIYPVDGNSNRVYPWAARTLLNLLLLCVGIAVAASAAVLWNKRRRAEEAKQVENVATPASSPATWLDKPRRGDAEVESSPLHYLEQATAVHFGRRPDLRTMLLEIGGTNVGVMASGPPELLEDVATICSSGSASNLHFASISFTW